From the genome of Cytobacillus firmus, one region includes:
- a CDS encoding YuzL family protein → MGKMKKDPSKAGVSAASVQGDAGPTVEREGPKKRNSQNNQYKR, encoded by the coding sequence ATGGGAAAAATGAAAAAAGATCCTTCTAAGGCAGGAGTCAGCGCTGCAAGTGTCCAGGGAGATGCGGGCCCGACTGTTGAAAGGGAAGGTCCTAAAAAGAGAAACAGCCAAAATAATCAATATAAGCGATGA
- a CDS encoding spore coat protein, which translates to MNQNQNPNTIQNPETQVNKTPQMNERDFTNDILTTEKYMTDAYSVALNEASHQSLYQDILAAFNETQNQQREFYNLMFKKGWYKVEAADQQKLQQSYQQFQGYTNQLPYGNGQMQ; encoded by the coding sequence ATGAACCAGAACCAGAATCCAAATACGATTCAAAATCCCGAAACACAGGTGAATAAAACACCGCAAATGAATGAGCGGGACTTTACAAATGATATTCTGACTACTGAAAAGTATATGACAGATGCCTATTCGGTTGCCTTAAATGAGGCAAGCCACCAGAGCCTGTATCAGGATATTCTTGCGGCATTTAATGAAACACAAAACCAGCAAAGAGAATTCTATAACCTAATGTTCAAAAAAGGCTGGTATAAGGTTGAAGCCGCAGACCAGCAAAAACTCCAGCAATCTTATCAGCAGTTCCAGGGCTATACGAATCAATTGCCTTATGGCAATGGCCAGATGCAATAA
- a CDS encoding YusU family protein — protein sequence MNDQLKEQLDGLLEKYTELLIGEASPELKEKVEAWALYSFIAKSMPPLAKHWNDTYPDAKEEMKTLISEIKTLNEEMRSKKK from the coding sequence ATGAATGATCAATTGAAGGAACAGCTGGATGGCCTGCTTGAAAAATATACCGAACTCCTAATCGGCGAGGCCTCTCCGGAGTTAAAAGAAAAGGTTGAAGCATGGGCACTGTACTCTTTTATTGCGAAATCCATGCCGCCTTTAGCCAAGCACTGGAATGATACATATCCTGATGCAAAAGAAGAAATGAAAACTCTCATATCTGAAATTAAAACACTGAATGAAGAGATGAGAAGCAAAAAAAAGTAA
- a CDS encoding IucA/IucC family C-terminal-domain containing protein, with amino-acid sequence MIKLTGEQEEALGQFRLARKGKSSPLTIKVENLLDPTQTGAYLEAVKNQLGAPDNKTAASILIKRYAFLPVIYLYCMTSWNVKLDIRHENITIVSQERDGLWLPGFRFVRLQGQGAGMDRDQWREDAVRTLFKGHIFPLINRIASEGKVSRLILWENIAIYLFWLYDKILPLEMHSERAAEDYRFILEEAPGNLFGCENTNPLKKFDSRKILSENTGEMVRPRKTCCYSYLTSSGKRCGTCPHSCSSKRRIPDE; translated from the coding sequence ATGATTAAATTAACAGGCGAACAGGAAGAAGCTCTCGGGCAATTCAGACTTGCCCGGAAAGGGAAGAGCTCTCCTTTAACCATTAAAGTGGAAAATTTGCTGGACCCAACTCAAACGGGTGCATATCTGGAAGCAGTGAAAAACCAGTTAGGAGCACCTGATAACAAAACGGCGGCTTCAATTTTAATAAAAAGGTATGCCTTTTTGCCTGTCATTTACTTATACTGCATGACGTCCTGGAATGTGAAATTGGATATCAGGCATGAAAATATTACAATTGTCAGTCAGGAAAGAGATGGGCTGTGGCTTCCGGGTTTTCGTTTTGTCCGCCTTCAGGGTCAAGGGGCTGGGATGGATAGGGATCAATGGAGAGAGGATGCGGTGAGGACTCTATTTAAGGGCCATATCTTTCCGCTGATCAATAGAATAGCTAGCGAAGGAAAAGTCTCTAGACTAATTCTTTGGGAGAATATAGCGATTTATCTGTTCTGGCTTTACGATAAGATTTTACCCTTGGAAATGCATTCAGAAAGGGCGGCTGAAGATTATAGGTTTATCCTGGAGGAAGCTCCGGGCAATTTATTCGGCTGTGAAAATACGAATCCCTTAAAGAAATTTGACAGCAGGAAAATATTGAGTGAAAACACCGGGGAAATGGTGCGGCCCAGAAAAACATGCTGCTACTCTTACTTGACCAGCAGCGGTAAACGATGCGGGACTTGTCCACACTCCTGCAGCAGTAAAAGGAGGATTCCTGATGAATGA